In one window of Paraflavitalea soli DNA:
- a CDS encoding RNA polymerase sigma factor, with protein sequence MKHLGQDLVTQFTQGNTRAFTTIYNIYYPRLFNFAKRMVENRQEAQDITAETFVKLWRLHPNFSSHEKIRAFLFVTARNACYDYLKYNAKENSHQKELIYQLMPETDSVIMRDEIKADVLDHIYTEIEKLPQQCKAVFTLSYLEGRKNNEIAELLKITDKTVRNQKVLAKKLLRVALFDHLRVVSILVCFMPAGLL encoded by the coding sequence ATGAAGCACTTGGGACAAGACTTAGTGACCCAATTTACACAGGGAAATACCCGTGCTTTTACTACTATCTATAATATCTATTACCCCCGTCTTTTCAACTTTGCCAAGCGGATGGTGGAAAACCGCCAGGAAGCGCAGGATATCACGGCTGAAACATTTGTAAAGCTCTGGCGCCTGCACCCCAATTTTTCCTCGCATGAAAAGATCCGCGCGTTCCTGTTTGTGACGGCGCGTAATGCCTGCTATGATTACCTGAAGTACAATGCGAAGGAAAACAGTCATCAGAAAGAGCTTATATACCAGTTGATGCCGGAGACAGACAGTGTGATCATGCGGGATGAGATCAAGGCAGATGTACTGGACCATATTTACACAGAGATCGAAAAACTCCCCCAGCAGTGCAAAGCGGTGTTCACGCTCTCCTACCTGGAAGGCCGCAAGAATAATGAAATAGCTGAACTGCTTAAGATCACAGACAAAACGGTGCGCAACCAAAAGGTATTGGCAAAAAAATTACTGCGTGTTGCTTTGTTTGATCATCTGCGTGTAGTATCTATACTGGTTTGCTTTATGCCGGCGGGGTTGTTGTAG
- a CDS encoding PepSY-associated TM helix domain-containing protein, with amino-acid sequence MSFKKIIGKVHLWLGLTSGLIVVIIALTGCLYAFQEEIQDMMQPFRYVKAENKSFIQPSRLKAIAEAALPGKHIHSVGYGSKTDAVKASFYAAEPGEYYYMVYINPYSGEVIKVLDMESGFFPWVLDGHFYLWLPPTIGQPVVATATLIFVVMMISGIILWWPKNKAARKQRFKVKWNARWRRVNYDLHNVFGFYITWVVIFIALTGLVWGFQWFAKAAYWGVGGEKTTEYIEPLSDTTQKAMYAQPVDVIWNRLQPEAANVATLEMHFPTSDSGAIEAALNADKKTYWQTDYRFYDQYTLKEIPVSHIWGRIDQAKTADKIFRMNYDIHTGAVLGLPGKFLAFFASLIAASLPVTGFIIWLGRRKKKIAHSPTTVPAESRVLSLK; translated from the coding sequence ATGTCCTTTAAGAAGATCATCGGGAAAGTTCACCTCTGGCTCGGCCTCACATCAGGTCTCATTGTAGTTATTATCGCCCTTACAGGATGCCTCTATGCTTTCCAGGAAGAGATCCAGGACATGATGCAGCCTTTTCGGTACGTAAAAGCCGAAAACAAGTCCTTTATCCAGCCGTCCAGGCTAAAAGCGATCGCTGAAGCAGCCTTACCCGGCAAGCATATCCATAGCGTGGGCTACGGCAGTAAGACCGATGCCGTAAAAGCCTCCTTTTATGCCGCCGAGCCCGGGGAATATTATTATATGGTCTACATCAACCCATATAGTGGTGAAGTAATCAAGGTCCTGGATATGGAGTCAGGTTTCTTTCCCTGGGTGCTGGATGGACACTTTTACCTCTGGCTGCCACCCACTATTGGCCAGCCCGTAGTGGCCACAGCTACCCTCATATTTGTGGTGATGATGATCTCAGGCATTATTCTCTGGTGGCCTAAGAATAAAGCTGCCCGCAAGCAGCGATTCAAAGTAAAATGGAACGCCCGCTGGCGTCGCGTGAACTACGATTTGCACAATGTATTTGGCTTTTATATAACCTGGGTGGTTATCTTCATTGCATTGACCGGCCTGGTGTGGGGATTCCAATGGTTTGCCAAAGCAGCTTATTGGGGCGTAGGAGGGGAGAAAACAACCGAATATATAGAACCCTTGTCTGATACCACACAAAAAGCAATGTATGCACAGCCCGTAGATGTTATATGGAACCGCCTGCAACCCGAAGCCGCCAATGTAGCTACCCTGGAAATGCATTTTCCCACCTCCGACTCAGGAGCGATTGAAGCAGCGCTCAATGCAGATAAGAAGACTTACTGGCAAACAGATTATCGCTTTTACGATCAATACACCCTCAAAGAAATACCCGTATCCCACATATGGGGAAGGATTGACCAGGCTAAAACCGCCGATAAAATATTCCGTATGAATTACGACATTCATACCGGTGCTGTCCTTGGCCTGCCAGGCAAATTCCTTGCTTTCTTTGCCAGCCTCATTGCCGCCTCCCTGCCTGTCACTGGCTTTATCATCTGGCTCGGACGGAGGAAAAAGAAGATAGCCCACAGCCCAACCACTGTACCTGCGGAAAGCCGCGTCTTATCGCTCAAGTAA
- a CDS encoding ribonucleoside-diphosphate reductase subunit alpha — MFVIKRNGKKEPVKFDKITARIEKLCYGLDRRFVNSIDVAKKVIEGLYDGVTTTELDNLAAETAASLTVKHPDYALLASRIAVSNLHKNTIKSFSGTMELLYNCRDSKAGKAAPLLADDVWEIIQQHAELLDSTIIYDRDYSFDYFGFKTLEKSYLLKVEGQVVERPQHMFMRVSVGIHKEDIDSAIKTYHLMSERWFTHATPTLFNAGTPKPQMSSCFLLTMKEDSIDGIYDTLKQTAKISQSAGGIGLSIHGIRATGSYIGGTNGTSNGIIPMLRVFNDTARYVDQGGGKRKGAFAIYLEPWHADVFEFLDLRKNHGKEEMRARDLFYALWIPDLFMQRVESNGEWSLFCPHEAPGLHECWGAEFEALYAKYEQEGRARRTVKAQDLWFAILDAQIETGTPYLLYKDSANRKSNQQNLGTIKSSNLCTEILEFTSENEVAVCNLASLALPRFVTNGVFDHQTLYDVTYQATKNLNKIIDNNYYPVEEARTSNLRHRPIGLGVQGLADAFILMRLPFESAEAKQLNKEIFETIYFAAMTASKDLAKAEGPYETFAGSPASKGQFQFDLWNTEPTMRWDWYRLKDEVMKHGIRNSLLVAPMPTASTSQILGNNECFEPYTSNIYVRRVLSGEFVVVNKHLLKDLVELNLWNDDMKNKIITHNGSIQKIDGIPENIKNIYKTVWEIKQRTLIDMAADRGAYICQSQSLNLFVDTPTTGKLTSMHFYAWKQGLKTGMYYLRTKAASQAVQFTVEKQGGKMTEPLTDNHSLKVVEGADGDVIPVGATCTMEEGCVTCSA, encoded by the coding sequence ATGTTTGTAATAAAAAGAAACGGCAAAAAAGAACCTGTCAAGTTCGACAAGATCACTGCCCGCATAGAAAAACTATGCTATGGGCTGGACAGAAGGTTTGTGAATTCCATCGACGTAGCAAAGAAAGTAATTGAAGGCCTGTACGATGGTGTTACCACTACCGAGCTGGATAACCTGGCCGCTGAAACAGCAGCCTCCCTTACCGTAAAACACCCCGACTATGCATTGTTGGCCAGCCGTATCGCGGTGAGCAACCTGCATAAGAATACCATAAAGAGCTTCTCCGGCACCATGGAATTGCTGTACAACTGCAGGGACAGCAAAGCTGGTAAAGCCGCGCCGCTGCTGGCTGATGATGTGTGGGAGATCATCCAGCAACATGCTGAACTGCTCGATTCTACCATCATCTACGACCGCGACTACAGCTTTGACTATTTCGGGTTTAAAACACTCGAAAAATCATACCTGCTCAAAGTAGAAGGTCAGGTAGTGGAGCGCCCCCAGCACATGTTCATGCGGGTATCTGTGGGTATTCACAAAGAAGATATTGATAGCGCTATCAAGACCTACCACCTCATGTCTGAACGCTGGTTCACACATGCTACGCCTACCTTGTTCAATGCAGGTACCCCCAAGCCTCAAATGAGCAGTTGCTTCCTCCTCACGATGAAGGAAGACAGCATCGATGGTATTTATGATACCCTGAAACAAACAGCCAAAATATCACAGAGCGCTGGTGGTATCGGTCTGTCTATTCACGGCATCCGTGCTACAGGCAGCTATATCGGTGGAACAAATGGTACCAGCAACGGTATTATCCCCATGCTGCGCGTATTCAATGATACTGCCCGTTATGTAGACCAGGGTGGTGGCAAACGCAAAGGCGCTTTCGCCATCTATTTAGAGCCCTGGCATGCTGATGTATTTGAATTCCTCGACCTGCGCAAAAACCACGGTAAGGAAGAAATGCGTGCAAGAGATTTGTTCTATGCCCTGTGGATTCCCGATCTGTTCATGCAGCGCGTAGAAAGCAATGGCGAATGGAGCCTCTTCTGCCCCCATGAAGCGCCAGGTTTACATGAGTGCTGGGGTGCTGAGTTTGAAGCCCTCTATGCAAAATACGAGCAGGAAGGAAGAGCCCGTAGAACCGTCAAGGCACAAGACCTCTGGTTTGCTATTCTGGATGCACAAATTGAAACCGGTACACCATATTTGTTGTACAAGGATTCAGCCAATCGCAAGTCAAACCAGCAAAACCTGGGTACCATCAAGAGCAGCAACCTGTGTACCGAGATATTGGAATTCACTTCCGAAAATGAAGTAGCTGTATGTAACTTGGCGTCCCTCGCATTGCCCCGCTTTGTCACCAATGGCGTGTTCGATCACCAGACTTTATACGATGTAACTTATCAGGCCACCAAGAACCTGAATAAGATCATCGACAATAACTATTATCCCGTAGAGGAAGCCCGCACCTCCAATCTGCGCCACCGTCCTATCGGATTGGGTGTTCAGGGCCTGGCAGATGCCTTTATCCTGATGCGCCTGCCTTTTGAAAGTGCTGAAGCTAAACAGCTGAATAAAGAGATCTTCGAGACCATCTATTTTGCTGCCATGACCGCCAGCAAAGACCTGGCTAAAGCAGAAGGTCCTTACGAAACATTTGCTGGTTCTCCTGCTTCCAAAGGTCAGTTCCAATTTGATCTCTGGAATACAGAACCTACCATGCGTTGGGATTGGTACCGACTGAAAGATGAGGTAATGAAACATGGTATCCGCAACTCTTTGCTGGTGGCCCCCATGCCTACAGCTTCTACTTCTCAGATCCTCGGTAATAACGAGTGCTTTGAACCCTATACTTCCAACATTTACGTACGTCGTGTACTGAGTGGTGAGTTTGTAGTGGTAAACAAGCACCTGCTGAAAGACCTGGTAGAGTTGAACCTGTGGAACGATGACATGAAGAACAAGATCATTACACACAATGGTTCTATCCAGAAAATTGATGGTATCCCTGAGAATATCAAGAACATCTATAAAACAGTTTGGGAGATCAAGCAACGTACACTGATCGATATGGCTGCTGACCGTGGCGCCTATATCTGCCAGTCACAATCCCTCAACCTGTTTGTGGATACACCTACAACCGGTAAACTGACCTCCATGCACTTCTACGCCTGGAAACAAGGTTTGAAGACCGGTATGTACTACCTCCGTACAAAGGCAGCTTCACAGGCCGTACAGTTTACCGTGGAAAAACAAGGCGGTAAAATGACCGAGCCACTTACCGATAACCATTCCCTGAAAGTAGTGGAAGGTGCTGATGGAGACGTGATCCCTGTAGGAGCTACTTGTACCATGGAAGAAGGTTGTGTAACCTGCAGTGCATAA
- a CDS encoding ribonucleoside-diphosphate reductase small subunit, translating to MSNENEILLQENKDRFVILPINYPRVWEMYKKHEASFWTAEEIDLSGDLQHWANLNDGERHFISHVLAFFAASDGIVNENLAVNFMSEVQLPEARCFYGFQIMMENIHSETYALLIDTYIKDPQEKHRLFHAIDTVPAVKKKAEWALRWIENGSFAERLVAFAAVEGIFFSGSFCSIFWMKKRGLMPGLTFSNELISRDEGLHCEFACLLYSMLSNKMTKEEVYAIIGDAVKIEKEFITEALPVDLIGMNAKLMQQYIEFVADRWLAELGYPKMFNNTNPFDFMEMISLEGKTNFFEKRVGDYQKSGVMGSKESQSFSLEEDF from the coding sequence ATGAGCAACGAGAACGAAATATTACTGCAGGAAAACAAAGACCGCTTTGTTATTCTGCCTATTAACTACCCCCGCGTGTGGGAGATGTACAAAAAGCATGAGGCCAGCTTTTGGACAGCGGAAGAGATTGACCTCAGCGGCGACCTGCAGCACTGGGCCAACTTAAACGATGGGGAACGTCATTTTATTTCACATGTCCTGGCCTTTTTTGCGGCAAGCGATGGTATTGTGAATGAAAACCTGGCCGTCAACTTCATGAGCGAAGTCCAACTGCCCGAAGCCCGTTGTTTTTACGGATTCCAGATCATGATGGAAAATATCCATTCCGAAACATACGCCTTGCTCATCGATACCTATATTAAAGATCCACAGGAAAAACACCGTTTATTCCACGCCATCGATACAGTACCGGCTGTGAAGAAGAAGGCAGAATGGGCCCTGCGTTGGATCGAGAATGGCAGCTTTGCAGAAAGACTCGTAGCCTTTGCCGCCGTAGAAGGTATTTTCTTCAGTGGTAGCTTTTGCTCCATCTTCTGGATGAAAAAGCGCGGCTTGATGCCCGGCCTCACCTTCAGCAATGAACTGATCAGCCGCGATGAAGGCCTCCATTGCGAATTCGCCTGCCTGCTGTACAGCATGCTGAGCAACAAAATGACAAAGGAAGAGGTGTATGCCATTATCGGCGATGCCGTAAAGATTGAAAAGGAATTCATTACAGAAGCCCTTCCCGTAGACCTGATCGGCATGAACGCCAAACTGATGCAGCAATACATTGAATTTGTGGCCGACCGCTGGCTGGCTGAACTGGGGTATCCCAAAATGTTCAACAATACCAATCCATTCGACTTCATGGAGATGATCTCCCTCGAAGGAAAAACAAACTTCTTCGAAAAGAGAGTAGGGGATTACCAGAAAAGCGGTGTGATGGGCAGCAAAGAATCACAAAGTTTTTCTTTGGAAGAAGACTTCTAA
- a CDS encoding MauE/DoxX family redox-associated membrane protein yields the protein MKKTFIVGIVSLLLILLMVYAALAKLNDYDNFRFGLGESPIIAPFAGILEWAVPATELLIAVMLSLPFLRLAGFYASFVLMLLFTLYIIVMLSFYDDIPCSCGGVLEEMSWGVHIAFNLVFVLLSAWGIMLEKKRRRRPPILHSSAASPPVLN from the coding sequence ATGAAGAAAACCTTTATAGTGGGGATCGTATCCCTGCTCCTTATCCTACTGATGGTCTATGCTGCACTGGCCAAACTGAATGATTACGACAACTTTCGATTCGGCCTTGGTGAATCACCCATCATAGCTCCTTTTGCCGGTATATTGGAATGGGCCGTGCCGGCTACGGAGCTTCTAATTGCCGTGATGCTGTCTTTGCCTTTTTTGCGCCTGGCGGGGTTCTATGCCTCCTTTGTGTTGATGTTGTTGTTTACGTTGTACATTATTGTGATGTTGTCTTTTTATGATGACATCCCCTGCTCCTGCGGGGGAGTATTGGAAGAAATGTCGTGGGGCGTGCACATTGCTTTCAACCTTGTCTTTGTATTGCTTAGTGCCTGGGGCATCATGCTGGAAAAAAAACGCCGACGACGGCCACCGATCCTGCACTCCTCTGCAGCGTCGCCCCCTGTATTAAATTGA
- a CDS encoding HTH domain-containing protein, whose amino-acid sequence MRKNILERLERIDRLIRIKGTGTPAELAARLKMSERNIYQYLNLMRDLGAPIKFDPYRETYYYSEEGQFIICFQPDIKKEEVKDDTTPVIKKSA is encoded by the coding sequence ATGCGTAAGAACATCCTGGAACGTCTGGAACGCATAGACCGCCTTATCCGAATCAAGGGAACCGGTACCCCGGCTGAATTGGCGGCCAGATTAAAAATGTCTGAAAGAAATATTTATCAGTACCTCAACCTCATGCGGGATCTTGGCGCACCTATCAAATTTGATCCTTACCGGGAAACTTATTATTACAGTGAAGAGGGGCAATTTATTATTTGTTTTCAGCCGGACATCAAGAAAGAGGAAGTAAAAGACGATACTACACCAGTCATCAAAAAATCAGCTTAG
- a CDS encoding lanthionine synthetase LanC family protein, producing the protein MKSEILQPKVEEEVIFSQASEVPPAEEGPEQEAQPKGKVEKKAGKRVGYNYIIVKSYKESQKNDVVKCLYIKSLTNWGFCVIKEGSYGDTKDKEGRDIIDRLKWQKQLHEQLQAKVRIPRLLGHFEERGNYYLVIEHIKGKALQKVCSENRTVIRESVITGNKLGKQLLDYLIQITDILTVLHGQQIVHRDATPNNYMVTPGGKVALIDMEMCYALDTQFPTPPFPLGTHGYMSTQQEAIQTPTKAEDIFALGAIILQMWTGVAPGKLSREPMEVLRKKVAFFIPDKAIAAVVLRCLAPEDVARPAAAEVKEVILQYKKDLKKKVSRPVNQPGLFSKEDILATLQATIHTLASPLLADEEKGWFSDDMTPPTGDDKHKLRKQWYASYNRGVTGVVYLLAQAKKAGLDVDVTLPFVDKALELVRIKYIKRLRKASGGLHYASDGIAAVLTSAVKHGLIETSEEHLEWIDKLLEKKNDTTNMIGGVAGQGLANMVCKAFISPATLRERLERYAQFLSDKQEEDGSWTNGFIKKKYSKNHKKKVSPGFAFGMAGTLYFLLELGKCYPDNTVVQEMTEQGLRWLMKKAARKKDTYQWRSSRDKELNYGWSDGSSGIALTFIKAYEYTGRQEYKEYALGALRSIPVAITDTNISQWQGLSGLGEVYLEAYRVLRDQEWLDRAGWIAQVIMQLKKEHPKHGNYWLVEHERQPVANFMLGNSGVMHFLLRFCHPDEIGFPLSV; encoded by the coding sequence ATGAAATCAGAAATTTTGCAACCAAAGGTCGAGGAAGAAGTAATCTTCTCTCAGGCTTCTGAGGTTCCTCCTGCAGAAGAAGGTCCCGAACAAGAGGCGCAGCCCAAGGGAAAAGTAGAAAAAAAAGCCGGCAAGCGGGTGGGCTATAACTATATCATTGTAAAAAGTTATAAGGAAAGCCAGAAAAATGATGTGGTGAAATGCCTGTATATTAAAAGCCTCACGAATTGGGGTTTTTGTGTGATCAAGGAAGGTAGTTATGGAGATACAAAGGATAAAGAGGGCCGTGATATTATTGACCGGCTGAAATGGCAAAAACAATTGCACGAACAGCTACAGGCTAAAGTACGTATACCACGTTTGCTGGGTCATTTTGAAGAGCGTGGCAATTATTACCTGGTGATCGAGCATATCAAGGGAAAGGCTTTACAGAAGGTTTGTTCGGAAAACAGAACGGTAATACGGGAATCGGTCATTACGGGTAATAAGTTGGGAAAGCAACTTTTGGACTACTTAATACAAATTACTGATATTCTCACGGTGCTGCATGGGCAGCAAATTGTGCACCGGGATGCTACGCCTAACAACTATATGGTAACTCCTGGTGGAAAGGTGGCATTGATCGATATGGAAATGTGTTATGCGCTGGATACGCAGTTTCCTACGCCCCCTTTTCCGCTGGGTACGCATGGGTATATGTCGACCCAGCAGGAAGCGATCCAAACGCCTACTAAGGCTGAAGATATTTTTGCTTTGGGGGCTATTATTTTACAAATGTGGACGGGGGTGGCGCCGGGCAAGCTATCCCGGGAGCCCATGGAGGTATTGCGGAAAAAAGTGGCCTTCTTTATTCCCGACAAGGCGATAGCAGCGGTAGTGCTTCGCTGTCTTGCTCCGGAGGATGTTGCCCGACCTGCAGCTGCGGAAGTTAAAGAAGTAATACTGCAGTATAAAAAAGACCTGAAGAAGAAAGTATCCAGACCCGTGAACCAACCCGGGCTATTTAGCAAGGAGGATATATTGGCTACGCTGCAAGCTACGATCCATACGTTGGCTTCTCCCCTATTGGCGGATGAAGAAAAAGGATGGTTCTCGGATGATATGACACCACCCACCGGTGATGACAAGCATAAGCTGCGCAAACAGTGGTATGCCAGCTACAACCGGGGTGTTACAGGGGTTGTGTACCTGCTGGCGCAGGCTAAAAAAGCAGGGCTTGATGTAGATGTTACGCTTCCTTTTGTTGACAAGGCGCTCGAACTGGTAAGGATCAAATACATTAAACGGCTCAGGAAGGCATCCGGGGGTCTGCATTACGCGTCGGATGGTATTGCAGCGGTGTTGACTTCCGCTGTAAAACATGGGCTAATAGAAACCTCAGAGGAGCACCTGGAATGGATCGACAAATTGCTGGAGAAGAAAAATGATACTACCAATATGATTGGTGGTGTGGCCGGTCAGGGTCTGGCCAATATGGTGTGCAAAGCGTTTATTAGTCCTGCTACGTTACGGGAGCGCCTGGAACGCTATGCGCAGTTCTTATCGGATAAACAGGAGGAAGATGGCTCGTGGACGAATGGGTTTATCAAAAAGAAGTATAGCAAGAATCATAAGAAAAAAGTGAGTCCGGGTTTTGCTTTTGGTATGGCCGGCACCCTTTACTTTCTATTGGAGTTGGGAAAATGTTATCCTGACAATACTGTTGTACAGGAAATGACGGAGCAGGGGCTTCGGTGGCTGATGAAAAAGGCCGCCCGGAAGAAGGATACTTATCAATGGCGTTCTTCCCGGGATAAAGAGTTGAATTATGGCTGGTCTGATGGCAGTAGTGGAATAGCCCTGACCTTTATTAAAGCCTATGAGTATACAGGAAGGCAAGAATATAAAGAATATGCACTCGGTGCTTTACGCAGTATTCCTGTGGCTATTACCGACACGAATATCAGCCAATGGCAGGGGCTAAGCGGCCTTGGTGAAGTGTACCTGGAAGCCTACCGGGTGTTGAGGGACCAGGAATGGCTGGACCGGGCAGGTTGGATAGCGCAGGTGATCATGCAGCTGAAAAAGGAACATCCCAAACATGGCAATTATTGGCTGGTGGAACATGAGCGGCAGCCGGTAGCCAATTTTATGTTGGGCAATAGCGGTGTGATGCATTTCCTGCTCAGGTTTTGCCATCCGGACGAGATAGGTTTTCCGCTATCGGTGTAA
- a CDS encoding metallophosphoesterase, which produces MMPRFKIDLQVDYPGKPDRYYSLRLKQALKNEPVTYAMPKRLFVIADIEGHFQPFCKQLLKRRIIDKYLQWTFGEGHLVILGDCFLDSDAQAAECLWFIYSLEEQARKEGGYVHFILGNHKILTSEWRSTHPRYAEQKANSRKPITALYNGNTELWHWLQTKNVIEKIGPLLFVHGGIPPAVNSLPQSLAEINDLARANYTNTGSSFTDTAHTLLFTAADSPFYYQGYYDGTATSEQVDATLAKFGVHTIITGHTLQPEATAYFDNKVISVNINPESINAEGLFMMRKRIYRITKEGRREKIKKG; this is translated from the coding sequence ATGATGCCAAGATTCAAAATAGACTTACAGGTAGATTACCCGGGCAAACCAGACCGGTATTACTCACTGCGACTAAAACAGGCGCTGAAAAACGAACCAGTAACATACGCTATGCCTAAACGTCTATTTGTAATAGCAGATATAGAAGGACATTTCCAGCCTTTTTGCAAGCAATTGCTGAAAAGAAGGATTATTGATAAATACCTCCAGTGGACTTTTGGTGAGGGGCACCTGGTGATCCTGGGTGATTGCTTTCTTGATAGTGATGCCCAGGCAGCGGAGTGCCTTTGGTTTATTTACTCTCTCGAAGAGCAAGCCCGTAAGGAAGGCGGCTATGTACATTTTATCCTGGGCAACCACAAGATCCTTACCAGTGAATGGCGTTCCACCCATCCCCGGTATGCCGAACAAAAAGCTAACAGCAGAAAACCCATCACCGCATTGTACAATGGCAATACAGAATTGTGGCATTGGCTTCAAACTAAAAATGTGATCGAGAAAATCGGACCCTTGCTATTTGTGCATGGTGGTATTCCACCTGCAGTCAATAGCCTTCCTCAATCCCTGGCAGAAATTAACGACCTGGCCCGGGCTAATTATACGAATACGGGCAGTTCATTTACAGATACCGCCCACACCCTGCTGTTTACCGCAGCGGATAGCCCTTTTTACTACCAGGGGTATTATGATGGCACTGCAACCAGCGAACAGGTAGATGCCACCCTTGCCAAATTCGGCGTGCATACCATTATTACCGGCCACACCCTGCAACCAGAGGCAACTGCTTACTTTGACAATAAAGTTATAAGTGTGAATATCAATCCCGAAAGTATAAATGCAGAAGGATTATTCATGATGCGTAAACGCATTTATAGGATCACGAAAGAAGGGAGAAGGGAAAAAATAAAAAAAGGGTAG
- a CDS encoding DUF4221 family protein, translating to MNRYALYTGFIIASCLAIWGCQPSPEPMASTYKFIEPSYDNIELEPQGDSLHFALDTSSYNEIRTFNYFTHKGKPYIGLFDKRARNLVVYDFTTQQLVDKIHLKRRFAKGYTYVVNFDSIFVVNDKQLFLQDTANSIKDTIDLFEAQNAKAIINNETPAVLRNNVLYTGVQPINMESSIKAQRRWNVVCGFDLSNNTKKLYYQLPALYWKDLYGYSFLEYSYCINDRGNFVFSFPADTNIYETNLADLNNAYYAKSKFQSGPILPVSQNAIDSGESRREYYLRDAYGTIYYDPYQKRYLRFAKQKITKANYLAKKKERERSLIILNEDFKVIGESALSDELAAFKSIFFTPDGGIYIRTKSEDEQAIHFARLEYSDKQHHAGQLTLNKPLPPK from the coding sequence ATGAATCGTTACGCACTTTATACAGGATTTATTATTGCGAGCTGCCTGGCCATCTGGGGCTGCCAGCCATCACCCGAACCGATGGCCAGCACCTACAAGTTTATCGAACCTTCGTATGACAATATTGAACTAGAGCCGCAGGGCGATAGCCTCCATTTTGCCTTAGACACCAGCTCCTATAATGAGATCAGGACCTTTAACTATTTTACCCATAAAGGAAAACCTTATATCGGCCTTTTTGACAAGAGAGCGAGGAATTTGGTGGTCTACGATTTTACCACCCAGCAACTGGTCGACAAGATCCATCTGAAGAGAAGATTTGCGAAAGGGTACACCTATGTGGTAAACTTCGACAGCATCTTTGTCGTCAACGATAAACAGCTCTTTTTACAGGATACCGCCAATTCCATTAAGGATACCATTGACCTGTTTGAGGCCCAAAATGCCAAAGCTATCATCAATAATGAAACACCGGCCGTTCTCAGGAACAATGTACTGTATACAGGCGTGCAACCAATCAACATGGAATCCTCCATAAAGGCTCAGCGGCGGTGGAATGTGGTATGTGGCTTCGACCTTTCAAACAACACTAAAAAACTCTACTATCAATTACCAGCCCTTTACTGGAAAGATCTATATGGCTATTCATTCCTTGAATACAGCTATTGTATCAACGACCGTGGCAATTTTGTATTTAGCTTTCCCGCCGATACGAATATCTATGAAACCAACCTGGCCGATTTAAACAACGCCTATTACGCCAAAAGCAAGTTTCAATCGGGGCCTATTTTACCAGTTTCCCAAAACGCCATTGACAGCGGAGAAAGTCGGAGGGAATATTATTTGAGAGACGCGTACGGCACTATTTATTATGATCCTTACCAAAAGAGATACCTGCGCTTCGCCAAACAAAAAATAACGAAGGCCAATTACCTCGCAAAAAAGAAAGAAAGAGAAAGAAGCCTTATTATTTTAAATGAAGACTTTAAGGTCATCGGCGAATCAGCATTGAGCGATGAGTTGGCAGCATTTAAGTCCATTTTCTTCACACCCGATGGTGGTATCTATATCCGAACAAAATCTGAAGATGAGCAGGCCATCCATTTTGCCCGCTTGGAATATTCCGACAAGCAACACCACGCAGGCCAGCTTACCCTCAACAAGCCACTACCCCCAAAGTGA